The following are encoded together in the Deinococcus multiflagellatus genome:
- a CDS encoding cytochrome P450 — protein sequence MTQPTPPHAAQDAAAALWHPDNIPNPYPAYERVRALSQGGVLRLDHGTWVGLYLTGHAVNSAVLRFPGAISGGGMEGAVALSDGLRLLQPMMIFRNGAAHARLRGLVSAAFTPRVIEEQRELVRALIAELLTGLRAQGPGADLVAGLANPLPARVIMGMLGLSGEDEARFVRWSASVADLLGSASQSPELMARIDADAREMRAYFRDLAGELRARPRPGLLSAMAAVEDGGERLSGDELLANAVLLLTAGHETTSNLIPGGLLELSRQPDAWAALVAQPRHAGVADELLRVVSPVQVDGRALSAPLTVAGQTLPAGAFTQLLLGAANRDPEVFPEPDRLDWDRPNSARHLAFAAGPHYCLGASLARLEIAEVFAALAEQFPHLRVEPAPPFKPNPGLRGPARLRVWLEG from the coding sequence ATGACCCAGCCCACGCCGCCCCACGCTGCTCAGGACGCCGCCGCCGCGCTGTGGCACCCAGACAACATTCCCAACCCCTACCCCGCCTACGAGCGGGTGCGCGCCCTGAGCCAGGGCGGGGTGCTGCGGCTGGACCACGGCACCTGGGTGGGCCTGTACCTTACCGGCCACGCGGTGAACAGCGCGGTGCTGCGTTTCCCTGGGGCGATCAGCGGCGGCGGGATGGAAGGGGCGGTGGCGCTCTCGGACGGGCTGCGGCTGCTGCAACCCATGATGATCTTCCGCAACGGCGCCGCGCACGCCCGCCTGCGGGGGCTGGTGTCGGCGGCCTTTACCCCGCGCGTCATTGAAGAGCAGCGCGAACTGGTGCGCGCCCTGATCGCCGAACTCCTGACCGGGCTGCGGGCGCAGGGACCGGGGGCCGATCTGGTGGCGGGGCTGGCCAATCCGCTGCCCGCACGCGTGATCATGGGGATGCTGGGGCTCTCGGGCGAGGACGAGGCGCGGTTCGTGCGCTGGTCGGCGTCGGTGGCCGATCTGCTGGGCAGCGCCAGCCAGAGCCCCGAACTGATGGCCCGCATTGACGCTGACGCCCGCGAGATGCGCGCGTATTTCCGCGATCTGGCCGGCGAACTGCGCGCCCGGCCCCGCCCGGGTCTGCTCTCGGCGATGGCGGCGGTGGAAGACGGCGGCGAGCGCCTGAGCGGCGACGAACTGCTGGCCAACGCGGTGCTGCTGCTGACCGCCGGGCACGAAACCACCAGCAACCTGATTCCGGGCGGCCTGCTGGAACTCTCGCGCCAGCCGGACGCCTGGGCGGCCCTGGTCGCGCAGCCCCGCCACGCCGGCGTGGCCGACGAACTGCTGCGCGTGGTCTCGCCTGTGCAGGTGGATGGCCGCGCCCTGAGCGCGCCGCTGACCGTGGCGGGGCAGACGCTCCCAGCGGGCGCGTTCACGCAGCTCCTGCTGGGGGCGGCCAACCGCGACCCCGAGGTCTTTCCCGAGCCAGACCGCCTGGACTGGGACCGCCCGAACAGTGCGCGCCACCTCGCCTTTGCCGCCGGGCCACACTACTGCCTGGGCGCCAGCCTCGCGCGGCTGGAAATCGCAGAGGTGTTCGCGGCCCTGGCCGAGCAGTTTCCGCACCTGCGGGTGGAACCGGCGCCGCCCTTCAAGCCCAATCCG
- a CDS encoding winged helix-turn-helix domain-containing protein: protein MTQVFQHVTHPEAVKVFLNLTYLPVLAALMAREWTVSALAAHLGLAVNATHHRVRRLVAVGLAQEIRLEARRGRPLRHYRAPPALLVPYHCTPLDTLEDLIGLHEDSFQVAFQRAVVRAGLALVENRNDIGLRLYLDGEEVVSDITPTAGAFSFRDLLRPDAPALLANRGLLHLTREDAKALQTELSEVLTRYLQKTGPEPYLFRVGLAPDLPGGAG, encoded by the coding sequence GTGACCCAGGTCTTCCAGCATGTCACCCACCCGGAAGCGGTCAAGGTGTTTCTCAACCTGACCTACCTGCCGGTGCTGGCGGCGCTGATGGCCCGCGAATGGACGGTCTCGGCGCTGGCCGCGCACCTGGGGCTGGCGGTGAACGCCACGCACCACCGGGTCCGGCGCCTGGTGGCCGTGGGACTGGCCCAGGAAATCCGGCTGGAAGCCCGGCGCGGGCGACCACTGCGCCATTACCGCGCGCCACCGGCGCTGCTGGTGCCCTACCACTGCACGCCGCTGGACACGCTCGAAGACCTGATTGGCCTGCACGAGGACAGCTTTCAGGTGGCTTTTCAGCGGGCGGTGGTGCGCGCGGGTCTGGCGCTGGTCGAGAACCGCAACGATATTGGCCTGCGCCTCTACCTGGACGGCGAAGAGGTGGTCTCGGACATCACGCCCACGGCCGGGGCCTTCAGTTTCCGCGACCTGCTGCGGCCCGACGCCCCCGCCCTGCTGGCCAACCGGGGCCTGCTGCACCTGACCCGCGAGGACGCCAAGGCCCTGCAAACCGAATTGAGCGAGGTGCTGACCCGCTACCTCCAGAAGACTGGGCCAGAGCCCTACCTCTTCCGCGTTGGTCTGGCGCCGGATCTGCCGGGCGGCGCAGGTTAG
- the aguB gene encoding N-carbamoylputrescine amidase, translating into MSTPETVKLAVVQMHVTDQLDDNVARAEAHVRDAAKQGAQVILLPELFENLYFCQVEREDYFALAHPQEGHPFIGRFQNLARELGVVLPLSYFERAGQAHYNSLVCLDADGRVLGNYRKTHIPDGPGYEEKYYFNPGDTGFKVWDTRYGRVGVGICWDQWYPETARVMMLLGADFLLYPTAIGTEPAEVETPNSHHMWQRAMIGHAVSNSSYVGAANRIGTETVGDLTQTYYGHSFISDYTGELVAEFGETEEGPLLHDLNLREARKFRAGMGFFRDRRPELYGALLTTDGVTRRG; encoded by the coding sequence ATGAGCACCCCGGAGACTGTGAAACTCGCCGTCGTGCAGATGCACGTCACCGACCAGTTAGACGACAACGTGGCCCGCGCCGAGGCCCATGTGCGGGACGCCGCCAAACAGGGCGCGCAGGTCATCCTGCTGCCCGAACTGTTCGAGAACCTGTACTTCTGCCAGGTGGAGCGCGAGGACTACTTTGCCCTGGCCCACCCGCAAGAAGGCCACCCATTCATTGGCCGCTTTCAGAATCTGGCGCGCGAACTGGGCGTGGTGCTGCCGCTGTCGTACTTCGAGCGGGCCGGGCAGGCGCACTACAACTCGCTGGTGTGCCTGGACGCCGACGGCCGCGTGCTGGGCAACTACCGCAAAACCCATATCCCCGACGGCCCCGGCTACGAGGAAAAGTATTACTTCAACCCCGGCGACACCGGCTTCAAGGTCTGGGACACCCGTTACGGCCGTGTGGGCGTGGGCATCTGCTGGGACCAGTGGTACCCCGAAACTGCCCGGGTGATGATGCTGCTGGGCGCCGATTTCCTGCTGTACCCCACCGCCATTGGCACCGAGCCCGCCGAGGTGGAAACCCCCAACAGCCATCACATGTGGCAGCGCGCCATGATCGGCCACGCGGTCAGCAACTCCAGCTACGTGGGCGCCGCCAACCGCATTGGCACCGAAACGGTGGGCGACCTGACCCAGACGTACTACGGGCACTCCTTTATTTCCGACTACACCGGGGAACTGGTGGCCGAATTTGGCGAAACCGAGGAAGGCCCACTGCTGCACGACCTGAACCTGCGCGAAGCCCGCAAGTTCCGCGCTGGCATGGGGTTTTTCCGTGACCGCCGCCCGGAGTTGTACGGCGCCCTGCTGACCACCGACGGCGTGACGCGCCGGGGGTAA
- a CDS encoding response regulator transcription factor, whose protein sequence is MIRVLLAEDQALVRGALSALLSLEEDLEVVGAAPDGEAAWALVQNLGPDVLVTDIEMPRLSGLDLAARVAQQAPQTRVVIVTTFGRGGYLRRALEVGARGYLLKDAPASDLADAIRRVHAGGRAVDPGLAAEAWGERDPLTERERQVLRAAEEGASTAAIAAALGLSEGTVRNYLSEAIGKLGAENRVDAARTAREKGWL, encoded by the coding sequence ATGATTCGCGTTCTCCTCGCCGAAGACCAGGCCCTGGTGCGCGGGGCCCTGTCGGCGCTGCTGTCGCTGGAAGAGGACCTGGAGGTGGTGGGGGCGGCCCCCGATGGCGAGGCCGCGTGGGCGCTGGTGCAGAACCTGGGCCCCGACGTGCTGGTTACGGACATCGAGATGCCGCGCCTGAGTGGGCTGGACCTTGCGGCGCGGGTGGCGCAGCAGGCCCCGCAGACGCGGGTGGTCATCGTGACCACCTTCGGGCGCGGCGGCTACCTGCGCCGGGCGCTGGAGGTGGGGGCGCGCGGCTACCTGCTCAAAGACGCCCCTGCCAGCGACCTGGCCGACGCCATTCGCCGGGTCCATGCCGGGGGGCGGGCGGTGGACCCGGGGCTGGCCGCCGAAGCCTGGGGCGAGCGCGACCCCCTGACCGAGCGCGAACGCCAGGTGCTGCGCGCGGCCGAGGAAGGCGCCAGCACCGCCGCCATCGCCGCCGCGCTGGGCCTCTCGGAAGGCACAGTGCGCAACTACCTGTCTGAAGCCATTGGCAAGCTGGGCGCCGAGAACCGCGTGGACGCGGCCCGCACCGCACGCGAGAAGGGCTGGCTGTAG
- a CDS encoding sensor histidine kinase translates to MAHTTAWKFFPLVWLLFLGYPVTGFLEHPRPLGDGLLFWGLVLGFTAVFLRVFWGRPSARWPVVGWGVCLLAYALLWPRIGGTASAFLIYGGSLIGYQNRAALTVSLSFLNVLIMAAPLWNSTYHVDDLAWLGPNALFTLVAAYGNHASYRRRVADVRLAQAHAEQERLAAEAERERIARDLHDLLGHTLSVIVLKSELAGKLATRDPERAGAEMREVERISREALHEVRAAVRGYQGSGLGAELARAKVALDAAGVGLQVLGALPPLPPETEHTAALLLREAVTNVVRHARARTVQVSLDPAGSGWRLTIHDDGVGGAGPEGSGLTGMRERLRAIGGHLHRDGRAGTTLTATLPGPVGGPEAGRGLVTA, encoded by the coding sequence ATGGCGCACACGACGGCCTGGAAGTTCTTCCCACTGGTGTGGCTGCTGTTTCTGGGCTACCCGGTCACGGGGTTCTTGGAGCACCCCCGGCCCCTGGGCGACGGCCTGCTGTTCTGGGGGCTGGTGCTGGGCTTCACGGCGGTGTTTCTGCGGGTGTTCTGGGGCCGGCCCAGTGCGCGCTGGCCGGTGGTGGGTTGGGGGGTGTGCCTGCTGGCCTACGCCCTGCTGTGGCCCCGCATTGGCGGCACCGCCAGCGCCTTTCTGATTTACGGCGGCAGCCTGATTGGCTACCAGAACCGCGCCGCCCTGACCGTGTCGCTGAGCTTTCTGAACGTGCTGATCATGGCCGCGCCGCTGTGGAACAGCACCTACCACGTGGACGACCTGGCCTGGCTGGGTCCCAACGCCCTGTTCACCCTGGTGGCGGCCTACGGCAACCACGCCTCTTACCGGCGCCGGGTGGCGGACGTGCGCCTGGCCCAGGCCCACGCCGAGCAGGAACGCCTGGCCGCCGAGGCCGAACGCGAGCGCATTGCCCGCGACCTGCACGACCTGCTGGGCCATACCCTGAGCGTGATCGTGCTGAAAAGCGAACTGGCGGGCAAACTGGCCACCCGCGACCCCGAACGCGCCGGGGCCGAGATGCGCGAGGTGGAGCGCATTTCCAGAGAAGCCCTGCACGAGGTCCGCGCCGCCGTGCGCGGCTACCAGGGCAGCGGCCTGGGCGCCGAACTGGCCCGCGCCAAGGTGGCGCTGGACGCGGCGGGGGTGGGGCTACAGGTGCTGGGCGCCCTGCCGCCCCTGCCCCCCGAGACCGAACACACGGCGGCCCTGCTGCTGCGCGAGGCCGTCACCAACGTGGTGCGCCACGCCCGCGCCCGCACCGTGCAGGTCAGCCTGGACCCGGCAGGTAGCGGCTGGCGCCTGACCATCCACGACGACGGCGTGGGCGGCGCTGGCCCCGAAGGCAGCGGCCTGACCGGCATGCGCGAACGCCTGCGCGCCATTGGCGGCCACCTCCACCGCGACGGCCGGGCCGGCACCACGCTGACGGCCACCCTGCCTGGGCCCGTGGGGGGGCCGGAGGCGGGCCGGGGATTGGTGACGGCGTGA
- a CDS encoding ABC transporter permease, whose product MTVAPVTLPAPAAQTRRAATLPALGALTLAELRRMLRNPMFAVGTIGFPVMFFALFGLSAVNETTSQGLKVGPLILVNFGAYSLLSLAMFSFGSAVALERTGGWLRLLRASPMPTALYFAGKLLAALLFSALSLTVLYTFAHVAGGVTIPALTALALLGKLLLGMVPLIALGLCIGFLVAPAGAQITANIVSVLMSFASGLFTPLDQMPAFIQKVAPYLPASHLGAIARGTVAGQTAGESGHWLTLAAFAAVFGLIAAWAMRRDEAREG is encoded by the coding sequence ATGACCGTTGCCCCTGTCACCCTGCCCGCGCCCGCTGCCCAGACCCGCCGCGCCGCCACCCTGCCCGCCCTGGGCGCCCTGACCCTGGCCGAACTGCGCCGCATGCTGCGCAACCCCATGTTCGCGGTGGGCACCATCGGCTTTCCGGTGATGTTCTTCGCCCTGTTCGGCCTGAGCGCCGTGAACGAGACCACCAGCCAGGGCCTGAAGGTGGGCCCGCTGATCCTGGTGAATTTCGGGGCTTACTCGCTGCTGTCGCTGGCCATGTTCTCGTTCGGGTCGGCGGTGGCGCTGGAACGCACGGGCGGCTGGCTGCGGCTGCTGCGCGCCTCGCCCATGCCCACGGCGCTGTACTTTGCGGGCAAGCTGCTGGCCGCGCTGCTGTTCAGTGCCCTGAGCCTGACCGTCCTGTACACCTTCGCGCATGTGGCGGGCGGCGTGACCATTCCCGCTCTCACGGCCCTGGCGCTGCTGGGCAAGCTGCTGCTGGGCATGGTGCCGCTGATCGCCCTGGGCCTGTGCATCGGCTTTCTGGTGGCCCCGGCGGGCGCGCAGATCACCGCGAACATCGTCAGTGTGCTGATGTCCTTTGCCTCGGGGTTGTTTACCCCCCTGGACCAGATGCCCGCCTTTATTCAGAAGGTGGCGCCGTACCTGCCCGCGTCTCACCTGGGGGCCATCGCGCGCGGCACGGTGGCGGGGCAGACGGCGGGCGAGAGCGGGCACTGGCTGACGCTGGCCGCGTTTGCCGCTGTCTTCGGGCTCATCGCCGCCTGGGCCATGCGCCGCGACGAAGCCCGCGAGGGATGA
- a CDS encoding ABC transporter ATP-binding protein, with protein MDAIELRGITKTFGRVTALHDLNLSVRAGELTALLGPNGAGKTTAISLMLGLAAPSSGQVSVLGGNPRRDDVRRRMGSMPQESALPAALTVREAVALFARFYPTPLPVEQALALADLTGVATRRAGTLSGGQKRRLAFALAAVGNPDVLLIDEPTTGMDAGSRQAFWAAVTELKAAGRTILLTTHYLEEAERSADRVVVMTAGRILADGTPEALRAQVGGARVSFVSDLVLAELRALPGVDAAEVDARGHAALRTRTPEALLRALVERGTPFSALEVSRASLEDAFLSLTAPAGAKDVIA; from the coding sequence ATGGACGCGATTGAACTTCGGGGCATTACCAAGACGTTTGGGCGGGTGACCGCCCTGCACGACCTGAACCTGAGCGTGCGGGCCGGCGAGCTGACGGCGCTGCTGGGCCCCAACGGCGCGGGCAAGACCACGGCCATCAGCCTGATGCTGGGGCTGGCCGCGCCCAGCAGTGGGCAGGTGAGCGTGCTGGGCGGCAACCCCAGGCGCGACGACGTGCGCCGCCGCATGGGCAGCATGCCCCAGGAAAGCGCCCTGCCCGCCGCCCTGACGGTGCGCGAGGCCGTGGCCCTGTTTGCGCGCTTTTACCCCACGCCGCTGCCGGTGGAGCAGGCCCTGGCCCTGGCCGACCTGACCGGCGTGGCGACCCGGCGCGCCGGCACCCTGTCCGGGGGGCAAAAGCGCCGCCTGGCCTTTGCGCTGGCCGCCGTGGGCAACCCCGACGTGCTGCTGATTGACGAACCCACCACCGGCATGGACGCGGGCAGCCGCCAGGCGTTCTGGGCCGCCGTGACCGAACTGAAGGCCGCCGGGCGCACCATCCTGCTCACCACGCACTACCTGGAAGAAGCCGAGCGCAGCGCCGACCGCGTGGTGGTGATGACCGCCGGGCGCATTCTGGCCGACGGCACCCCCGAGGCCCTGCGCGCGCAGGTGGGTGGCGCGCGGGTGAGCTTTGTCAGCGATCTGGTGCTGGCCGAACTGCGCGCCCTGCCCGGCGTGGACGCCGCCGAGGTGGACGCCCGGGGCCACGCGGCGCTGCGCACCCGCACCCCGGAAGCCCTGCTGCGCGCCCTGGTGGAGCGCGGCACCCCGTTTTCGGCCCTGGAAGTCAGCCGCGCCAGCCTGGAAGACGCTTTCCTGAGCCTGACCGCCCCTGCCGGGGCCAAGGACGTGATCGCATGA
- a CDS encoding potassium channel family protein, translating into MDRRRLVTLLTLMLGLVGFGTVGYRVLEGWSWLDCLFMTVMTLTTVGYGAPGPLHESGKAFSIFLMLVGIGLMLYLLTLLAETLVRAATDPDLARRRKEKRIMTLSNHTIVCGYGQVGEAVSVALRGARREVVVIDPRPQHLDWAQTQGLHTIVGDATDEDVLRRAGVEQAASLVTVINSDPSNLYVVLSAKGLNPAIRVIARASDEAAARKMRRAGADEVINPYQLSGNRIAAMMLAPRLSRLLSGDVSSEHFTIRELGVPPALVGRTVAELGRDTGALVVAVWRAGQPIRSRPEEVLREGDAVLVAGAAAEVEAVETLRGGG; encoded by the coding sequence ATGGACCGCCGCCGCCTGGTCACGCTGCTGACCCTGATGCTGGGGCTGGTGGGCTTCGGGACGGTGGGCTACCGGGTGCTGGAAGGCTGGAGCTGGCTGGACTGCCTGTTCATGACGGTCATGACCCTGACCACCGTGGGCTACGGGGCGCCGGGCCCGCTGCACGAGAGCGGCAAGGCCTTCAGCATCTTTCTGATGCTGGTGGGCATTGGCCTGATGCTGTACCTGCTGACCCTGCTGGCCGAAACCCTGGTGCGCGCCGCCACCGACCCCGATCTGGCGCGGCGGCGCAAGGAGAAGCGAATCATGACCCTGAGCAACCACACGATTGTCTGCGGCTACGGGCAGGTGGGCGAGGCCGTCAGCGTGGCCCTGCGCGGCGCCCGGCGCGAGGTGGTGGTGATTGATCCCCGGCCCCAGCACCTGGACTGGGCCCAGACCCAGGGCCTGCACACCATCGTGGGCGACGCCACCGACGAGGACGTGCTGCGCCGCGCGGGGGTGGAGCAGGCCGCCTCCTTGGTCACGGTGATCAACAGCGACCCCAGCAACCTGTACGTGGTGCTCTCGGCCAAGGGCCTGAACCCGGCCATCCGGGTGATTGCGCGCGCCAGCGACGAGGCCGCCGCCCGCAAGATGCGCCGCGCCGGGGCCGACGAGGTGATCAACCCCTACCAGCTCAGCGGTAACCGCATTGCCGCCATGATGCTGGCCCCGCGCCTGAGCCGCCTGCTGAGCGGCGACGTGAGCAGCGAGCACTTCACCATCCGCGAACTGGGGGTGCCGCCCGCCCTGGTGGGGCGCACGGTGGCCGAACTGGGCCGCGACACCGGCGCGCTGGTGGTGGCGGTGTGGCGCGCGGGCCAGCCCATCCGCAGCCGCCCCGAAGAGGTGCTGCGCGAGGGCGACGCCGTGCTGGTGGCCGGCGCCGCCGCCGAGGTGGAAGCGGTAGAGACGTTGCGCGGAGGCGGCTAG
- a CDS encoding DsbA family oxidoreductase → MTDLYFDFLCPYAWRGVELAAALRAGGERFRLRHYSLVEGNHPGNASELTWRLTEQPHAEGSAAQQGSLRAFVASHAAAAQGEEGHWAFTLALYRAVHEAKQPLEEATIMAAAETAGLDLAAFERARADNDARRAELRAELDAAREVGVFGTPTFVLPTGEAAYYRFETLTRDPATAREWWTLYRTVLTSEAEIGTIKRAKNRPPRKGGVKA, encoded by the coding sequence ATGACCGACCTGTATTTCGATTTCCTGTGCCCCTACGCCTGGCGCGGGGTGGAGCTGGCCGCCGCCCTGCGCGCCGGGGGTGAACGGTTCCGGTTGCGCCACTACTCGCTGGTGGAAGGCAACCACCCCGGGAACGCCAGTGAGCTGACCTGGCGCCTGACCGAGCAGCCCCACGCAGAAGGCAGCGCCGCCCAGCAGGGGAGCCTGCGCGCCTTCGTGGCCTCGCATGCAGCGGCGGCGCAGGGCGAGGAGGGCCACTGGGCCTTCACCCTGGCCCTGTACCGCGCGGTGCATGAGGCCAAGCAGCCCCTGGAAGAGGCCACCATCATGGCCGCCGCCGAGACCGCGGGCCTGGACCTCGCGGCCTTTGAGAGGGCCCGGGCCGACAACGACGCCCGCCGCGCAGAGCTGCGCGCCGAACTGGACGCCGCCCGCGAGGTGGGCGTGTTCGGCACCCCCACCTTTGTCCTGCCGACCGGCGAGGCCGCCTACTACCGCTTTGAAACCCTGACCCGCGACCCCGCCACCGCCCGCGAGTGGTGGACCCTGTACCGCACAGTCCTGACCAGCGAGGCCGAGATTGGCACCATCAAGCGCGCGAAAAACCGCCCGCCGCGCAAGGGGGGCGTGAAGGCCTGA
- a CDS encoding VOC family protein produces the protein MTLSLTQAPAGPSPIHDLAGLTLEVNQLARGVRFYGQVLGLPLLHLDEERQVAQLAVNRAQTLTLWRPVTRQPNEPWLGPLRARGGSHVHYAFQIRPEDLPRCRALLDAHGLPWQEINLGTPEAPDPTLYFFDPFGHGLELRAVNRLDVRQPACPVPEEPLQPQAHALPVLGLREVALAFGDYGAMKARLPRAYGFALAKEQPDRNFAQFTLGPAPEPDGNGTPRRWLYAWDPQVGLADMLGGDHAHVAFYADVAAVAQRAQAEGLPCVTQAERLAVRDPEGHVFEFRPLPQER, from the coding sequence ATGACGCTGAGTCTGACCCAGGCCCCCGCTGGCCCCTCGCCCATTCACGACCTCGCCGGCCTGACGCTGGAGGTCAACCAGCTGGCGCGGGGGGTGCGCTTTTATGGGCAGGTGCTGGGGCTGCCGCTGCTGCACCTGGATGAAGAGAGGCAGGTGGCCCAGCTGGCGGTGAACCGCGCGCAGACCCTGACCCTGTGGCGCCCGGTCACGCGCCAGCCCAACGAGCCGTGGCTGGGACCGCTGCGGGCCCGGGGCGGCAGCCATGTGCATTACGCCTTTCAGATTCGCCCGGAAGACCTGCCACGCTGCCGCGCATTGCTGGACGCCCACGGCCTGCCCTGGCAGGAGATCAACCTGGGCACGCCCGAAGCCCCCGACCCCACGCTGTACTTCTTCGATCCGTTTGGGCATGGCCTCGAACTGCGGGCCGTGAACCGCCTGGACGTGCGCCAGCCCGCGTGTCCGGTGCCCGAAGAACCCTTGCAGCCCCAGGCCCACGCCCTGCCGGTGCTGGGGCTGCGCGAGGTGGCGCTGGCCTTTGGTGATTACGGCGCCATGAAGGCCCGCCTGCCCCGTGCCTACGGCTTCGCGCTGGCCAAAGAGCAGCCGGACCGCAACTTCGCCCAGTTCACCCTGGGCCCCGCGCCCGAGCCGGACGGCAACGGCACGCCCCGCCGCTGGCTGTACGCCTGGGACCCGCAGGTGGGGCTGGCCGACATGCTGGGCGGTGACCACGCCCACGTCGCCTTTTACGCCGATGTGGCGGCGGTGGCGCAGCGCGCCCAGGCCGAGGGCCTGCCCTGCGTGACCCAGGCCGAGCGGCTGGCCGTGCGCGACCCCGAAGGCCACGTGTTCGAGTTCCGCCCATTGCCCCAGGAGCGGTAA
- a CDS encoding GNAT family N-acetyltransferase, with translation MEAGIVDLGGGYHARPISLAEYRAACARLEGQIFGGNSLYAFDPPTREAPPLGDAWTWGVYRGDELIGWHHAHARDERTVYMADTGLLPAHQGQGLYTRLLPHLLAAFRAAGFTLVQSHHRATNNAVLVPKLRAGFFLQGLNAYEGGLNAALTLSLDDTYRDAMHVRSGFQRAQGETARRLGVPDVAAPPSPQAPALPLPPGVDPGTDLGGGYSLHRVSPELYREVYGQLEPFAYSTVSFDWAGSPAAAAPRGPLWAWLIAHQGTVAGWQASRAWDSRTAYMVNTALLPAHRGRGVYRRLLPLVMAALHGEGYPLIRSHHHLTNNAVLVPKLRAGFRLQGMQVDEHGVLAVLIHSADEVYRAYMDVRSGLRQPSGEVARRLGLPEGG, from the coding sequence GTGGAAGCCGGAATAGTAGACCTGGGCGGCGGCTATCACGCCCGCCCCATCTCGCTGGCCGAGTACCGGGCCGCCTGCGCGCGCCTGGAAGGCCAGATTTTCGGCGGCAACTCGCTGTACGCCTTCGACCCGCCCACCCGCGAGGCCCCGCCGCTGGGCGACGCGTGGACCTGGGGGGTGTACCGGGGCGACGAGCTGATCGGCTGGCACCACGCCCACGCCCGTGACGAACGCACGGTGTACATGGCCGACACCGGGCTGCTGCCCGCCCACCAGGGACAGGGCCTGTACACCCGGCTGCTGCCGCACCTGCTGGCGGCCTTCCGGGCAGCGGGCTTCACGTTGGTGCAGAGCCACCACCGCGCCACGAACAATGCGGTGCTGGTCCCCAAGCTGCGGGCCGGTTTTTTTCTACAGGGGCTGAATGCCTACGAAGGCGGACTGAACGCGGCACTGACCCTCTCGCTGGATGACACCTACCGGGACGCCATGCATGTGCGCAGCGGCTTTCAGCGCGCGCAGGGCGAGACGGCGCGGCGCCTGGGGGTGCCGGATGTGGCTGCGCCGCCGTCTCCCCAGGCCCCCGCTCTGCCCCTGCCGCCGGGGGTCGACCCCGGCACCGACCTGGGCGGTGGGTACAGCCTGCACCGCGTCTCGCCGGAACTGTACCGCGAGGTGTACGGACAGCTGGAACCCTTCGCCTACAGCACGGTGTCGTTCGACTGGGCCGGGTCTCCCGCAGCGGCGGCGCCGCGTGGCCCCCTGTGGGCGTGGCTGATCGCCCACCAGGGCACGGTGGCTGGCTGGCAGGCCAGCCGCGCCTGGGACTCTCGCACGGCCTACATGGTGAACACGGCGCTGCTGCCCGCGCACCGGGGCCGGGGCGTGTACCGCCGCCTGCTGCCGCTGGTCATGGCGGCCCTGCACGGCGAAGGCTACCCCCTGATTCGCAGCCACCACCACCTCACCAACAATGCCGTGCTGGTGCCCAAACTGCGCGCTGGCTTCCGCCTGCAGGGCATGCAGGTGGATGAACACGGCGTGCTGGCGGTGCTGATCCACAGCGCCGACGAGGTGTACCGCGCCTACATGGACGTGCGCAGCGGCCTGAGGCAACCCAGCGGCGAGGTGGCGCGGCGCCTGGGCCTGCCAGAAGGGGGATAG